In a genomic window of Anomalospiza imberbis isolate Cuckoo-Finch-1a 21T00152 chromosome 5, ASM3175350v1, whole genome shotgun sequence:
- the LOC137474870 gene encoding solute carrier organic anion transporter family member 1B3-like codes for MTMETKPSNVSDSNQEAEPDQLLDDDGNKNPPVKKTSSCTGLKVFLAALSFSYFSKALSGTIMKSSITQIERRFDLTSSTAGLIDGSFEMGNLLVIAFVSYFGAKLHRPKVIAVGCFTMALGCCLSAMPHFFMGYYKYETTSHIAASANLTSALNPCSLHQDVNDTVLEVSQAGCEKEPSSYMWIYILLGSMLRGIGETPITPLGISYLDDFTKEENVPVYVACLHTIAMMGPMFGFLLGSLCAKLYVDIGFVDPGSITITPQDSRWVGAWWLGFLIGGATSFLSAIPFCFLPKSLKKPEEAKKDKTSHGLLDNTGAAENMLSPEKTKPRKWSVMLKDFYNSLKKVLGNRMYFTYLCCSLLQFSSFIGFVTYKPKYMEQQYGQSTSKSNFLIGVTSLPPVGLGIFLGGLIMKKYKMGIIAATKFSLTMSFLSYAVSLLHFFVGCDNHMVAGMTVSYEGNPIPYHNNSLFSECNSHCKCASNVWDPVCGANGITYVSACLAGCGTSVGHGKNTVFHNCRCLEINSSWTGNNSATLGQCPKSDDCSMKFIYYTVIQVIGGFCYALGATPSYMLVFRCVQPELKALAVGLFTLVMRTLAGIPAPVYFGAAIDKTCLKWGSTSCGKRGACKLYDSNANRYVYLGLGAILRGPSFLIGIIFYTMIKKHFQNKSSRPVENGQEDAAMNKEDNCKIKERLPGSSDAENESSI; via the exons ATGACAATGGAAACCAAACCCAGCAACGTCAGTGACTCAAACCAGGAGGCAGAACCTGACCAGCTTTTGGATGATGATGGAAACAAGAACCCACCAGTCAAAAAGACTTCCTCTTGCACTGGATTGAAG GTGTTtctggctgctctgtccttcaGCTACTTCAGCAAAGCCCTGTCTGGTACGATAATGAAAAGCTCCATCACTCAGATTGAGCGAAGGTTTGACCTGACCTCCTCTACCGCAGGGCTCATCGACGGGAGCTTTGAGATGG GCAACTTGCTGGTGATTGCATTTGTAAGCTATTTTGGAGCTAAGCTGCATAGGCCCAAAGTAATAGCTGTGGGATGCTTTACTATGGCTTTGGGATGCTGTTTATCAGCCATGCCTCATTTCTTCATGGGATA CTACAAGTATGAGACAACATCACACATAGCTGCTTCAGCCAACTTAACTTCCGCCTTAAATCCCTGCTCCCTACATCAAGATGTGAATGACACTGTCCTGGAAGTCTCACAAGCAG GCTGTGAGAAGGAGCCATCATCATACATGTGGATATATATCTTACTGGGAAGCATGTTACGTGGGATTGGTGAGACACCAATAACACCACTGGGCATCTCTTACCTCGACGATTTTactaaagaagaaaatgttcctGTGTATGTAG CGTGTTTGCACACCATAGCCATGATGGGCCCGATGTTTGGTTTCCTGCTGGGATCTCTATGTGCAAAGCTGTACGTGGATATTGGATTTGTGGATCCAG GGAGCATCACTATCACCCCACAGGATTCCCGCTGGGTGGGTGCATGGTGGCTTGGCTTTTTAATAGGTGGAGCAACCAGTTTCCTATCTGCTATTCCATTTTGCTTCCTGCCAAAGAGTCTGAAAAAGCCAGAGGAAGCCAAGAAGGACAAAACTTCACATGGGCTCTTGGATAACACAGGTGCCGCGGAGAATATGCTTTCTCCTGAAAAAACTAAGCCAAGGAAGTGGTCAGTAATGCTGAAAG ATTTCTATAACTCCCTGAAAAAAGTGTTGGGTAATCGAATGTACTTTACATATTTGTGTTGCTCACTGTTACAGTTCAGTAGTTTTATTGGTTTCGTGACTTACAAACCAAAGTACATGGAACAGCAGTATGGACAGTCCACATCCAAATCCAACTTTCTAATAG GAGTGACATCCTTACCTCCTGTAGGTCTTGGAATTTTCCTAGGAGGGCTTATAATGAAAAAGTATAAAATGGGCATCATTGCAGCTACGAAGTTTTCACTTACTATGTCATTTTTGTCCTATGCCGTCAGCTTGTTACACTTTTTTGTTGGCTGTGATAACCACATGGTGGCAGGAATGACAGTGTCCTATGAAGG CAACCCCATTCCGTACCACAACAATTCCCTATTTTCGGAATGCAACTCTCACTGCAAATGTGCATCCAATGTGTGGGATCCTGTGTGTGGAGCCAATGGGATCACCTATGTTTCAGCATGTCTGGCTGGGTGTGGGACTTCCGTGGGACATGGAAAGAACACA GTCTTCCATAACTGCAGATGTCTTGAAATCAACAGTTCCTGGACAGGAAACAATTCTGCCACCTTGGGGCAATGTCCAAAAAGTGATGACTGCTCGATGAAGTTCATTTATTACACAGTAATACAAGTCATCGGTGGCTTTTGCTATGCCCTGGGAGCCACTCCTTCATACATGCTTGTATTTAG ATGTGTCCAGCCAGAGCTCAAAGCTCTCGCAGTTGGTCTATTCACACTCGTCATGAGAACTCTGG CTGGGATTCCAGCACCAGTTTATTTCGGTGCAGCCATCGACAAGACGTGCCTGAAATGGGGAAGCACCAGCTGTGGGAAGCGAGGGGCTTGCAAGCTCTATGACTCCAATGCAAACAG GTATGTCTACCTTGGTTTAGGAGCAATTTTAAGAGGTCCTTCCTTCTTGATTGGAATAATTTTTTATACAATGATAAAGAAACACTTTCAGAATAAGAGCTCCAGGCCTGTAGAGAACGGACAAGAAGATGCTGCTATGAATAAAGAAGACAATTGCAAGATCAAAGAACGTTTGCCAGGTTCTTCTGATGCAGAGAATGAATCCTctatttag
- the LOC137474866 gene encoding solute carrier organic anion transporter family member 1C1-like isoform X3 codes for MKTGRHHLWGFLLPEAEDTIMEISSKENTHFFSNNTVLPVDRSSFKSESSASKEKQSCCGGIKIFLGALSFVYFAKALSGSYLKSTITQIERRFDIPSSLVGVIDGSFEIGNLLIIILVSYFGAKLHRPRIIGAGCLIMSAGTFLIAMPQFFMGRYRYERFPSTINSTVSLSPCLQDKGQTPLSALEKSQAKINAGCEKEAGSSMWIYVLLGNLLRGIGETPIQPLGIAYIDDYAVEENTALYIGCVQTVAIIGPIFGFLLGSLCAKLYVDIGFVDLDSVAISPKDVRWVGAWWLGYLVAGVISVLAGIPFWFLPKHLPKPESRKDSSTSSEHSKFIIEENKDQGTSSWQQAKLAEMAKDFLPSLKNLFGNPVYILYLCASIIQFNSLIGMVTYKPKYIEQQYGQTSSKTNFVIGLINIPAVAFGIFSGGLIMKRFGVGVLGAAKLSLGSSFLGYLLLLSLFAMGCENSEVAGLTVSYHGSKSMSDHEQALFSECNSGCSCSRNDWDPICGENGVTYVSACLAGCRASNGTGKNTVFFNCSCVGTSESPQSSSAVVGPCQKGNECPKMFLYFLVISVITSYTLSVGGTPGYILLLRCIKPHLKSFALGIYTLAIRVLAGIPAPVYFGVAIDTTCLKWGSKRCGGRGACRLYDSSALRSEHGLFQVTHFFLRGSAVASGSSLRNLF; via the exons ATATTTCTTGGTGCATtgtcttttgtttattttgctaaAGCACTCTCAGGAAGTTATCTAAAAAGTACTATCACACAAATAGAAAGAAGATTTGACATCCCTTCCTCTTTGGTTGGTGTTATTGATGGAAGTTTTGAAATTG GGAACCTCCTAATCATAATTCTAGTGAGCTACTTTGGAGCAAAGCTTCACAGGCCAAGAATAATTGGAGCAGGCTGCTTAATTATGTCAGCTGGAACATTCCTAATTGCAATGCCCCAGTTCTTCATGGGAAG ATACAGGTATGAAAGATTCCCTTCCACCATCAATTCGACTGTCAGCCTCTCTCCATGTCTGCAGGATAAAGGCCAAACTCCACTCTCAGCCTTGGAGAAATCTcaagcaaaaataaatgcag GGTGTGAAAAGGAAGCAGGCTCCTCCATGTGGATCTATGTTTTACTTGGAAACCTTTTGCGTGGAATAGGTGAAACCCCTATCCAGCCCCTGGGAATTGCATACATCGACGATTATGCTGTTGAAGAGAATACTGCCTTATATATTG GCTGTGTGCAGACAGTGGCAATTATAGGGCCAATATTTGGCTTTCTCCTGGGATCCCTGTGTGCCAAACTTTACGTTGACATTGGCTTTGTAGATCTGG ACAGCGTCGCGATAAGTCCCAAGGATGTGCGGTGGGTGGGGGCGTGGTGGCTGGGCTACCTGGTAGCTGGGGTGATCAGCGTCCTGGCTGGCATCCCCTTCTGGTTCCTGCCCAAGCACCTCCCCAAGCCTGAGAGCAGGAAGGACTCCAGCACCTCTTCTGAGCACTCCAAGTTCATCATCGAGGAGAACAAGGACCAGGGCACATCCTCTTGGCAGCAAGCAAAGCTTGCAGAGATGGCAAAAG ACTTCTTGCCATCACTGAAGAACCTCTTTGGGAATCCAGTATACATTCTGTATTTGTGTGCAAGTATTATTCAGTTCAATTCTTTAATTGGCATGGTGACATATAAGCCAAAGTATATTGAGCAACAATATGGGCAGACATCTTCAAAAACTAACTTTGTTATAG GTCTTATTAACATTCCTGCTGTTGCCTTTGGCATATTCTCTGGAGGACTGATCATGAAAAGATTCGGAGTCGGCGTTTTAGGGGCTGCAAAGCTTTCCTTGGGATCATCTTTCCTTGGTTACCTTTTGCTGCTCTCGTTGTTTGCGATGGGCTGTGAGAACTCGGAGGTGGCCGGACTGACTGTGTCCTACCATGG GTCCAAATCGATGAGTGATCACGAGCAAGCCCTGTTTTCAGAGTGCAACTCAGGCTGCTCCTGTTCCAGGAACGACTGGGACCCCATCTGTGGGGAGAATGGAGTTACCTACGTGTCCGCCTGCCTCGCCGGCTGCCGGGCATCCAACGGCACCGGGAAAAACACC GTATTTTTTAACTGCAGCTGCGTGGGAACCTCTGAATCTCCACAAAGCTCCTCGGCTGTGGTGGGACCATGTCAAAAAGGAAATGAGTGTCCCaaaatgtttctgtattttctagTAATATCAGTTATCACTTCATACACTTTGTCAGTAGGTGGCACACCCGGATACATACTGCTTCTAAG atgTATTAAGCCCCACTTGAAATCATTTGCACTTGGTATCTATACCCTGGCAATAAGAGTACTTG CGGGGATCCCAGCCCCAGTGTATTTCGGAGTAGCCATAGACACCACTTGCCTGAAATGGGGAAGCAAAAGATGTGGGGGAAGAGGAGCGTGCCGACTCTATGACTCCAGTGCACTCAG GTCTGAACATGGCTTGTTTCAAGTGACCCATTTTTTTCTGAGGGGCTCTGCAGTGGCTTCTGGATCATCCTTGAGAAATCTGTTCTGA
- the LOC137474866 gene encoding solute carrier organic anion transporter family member 1C1-like isoform X2, which translates to MKTGRHHLWGFLLPEAEDTIMEISSKENTHFFSNNTVLPVDRSSFKSESSASKEKQSCCGGIKIFLGALSFVYFAKALSGSYLKSTITQIERRFDIPSSLVGVIDGSFEIGNLLIIILVSYFGAKLHRPRIIGAGCLIMSAGTFLIAMPQFFMGRYRYERFPSTINSTVSLSPCLQDKGQTPLSALEKSQAKINAGCEKEAGSSMWIYVLLGNLLRGIGETPIQPLGIAYIDDYAVEENTALYIGCVQTVAIIGPIFGFLLGSLCAKLYVDIGFVDLDSVAISPKDVRWVGAWWLGYLVAGVISVLAGIPFWFLPKHLPKPESRKDSSTSSEHSKFIIEENKDQGTSSWQQAKLAEMAKDFLPSLKNLFGNPVYILYLCASIIQFNSLIGMVTYKPKYIEQQYGQTSSKTNFVIGLINIPAVAFGIFSGGLIMKRFGVGVLGAAKLSLGSSFLGYLLLLSLFAMGCENSEVAGLTVSYHGSKSMSDHEQALFSECNSGCSCSRNDWDPICGENGVTYVSACLAGCRASNGTGKNTVFFNCSCVGTSESPQSSSAVVGPCQKGNECPKMFLYFLVISVITSYTLSVGGTPGYILLLRCIKPHLKSFALGIYTLAIRVLAGIPAPVYFGVAIDTTCLKWGSKRCGGRGACRLYDSSALRVRDPKPQPRDCKEANAFHFQRSEHGLFQVTHFFLRGSAVASGSSLRNLF; encoded by the exons ATATTTCTTGGTGCATtgtcttttgtttattttgctaaAGCACTCTCAGGAAGTTATCTAAAAAGTACTATCACACAAATAGAAAGAAGATTTGACATCCCTTCCTCTTTGGTTGGTGTTATTGATGGAAGTTTTGAAATTG GGAACCTCCTAATCATAATTCTAGTGAGCTACTTTGGAGCAAAGCTTCACAGGCCAAGAATAATTGGAGCAGGCTGCTTAATTATGTCAGCTGGAACATTCCTAATTGCAATGCCCCAGTTCTTCATGGGAAG ATACAGGTATGAAAGATTCCCTTCCACCATCAATTCGACTGTCAGCCTCTCTCCATGTCTGCAGGATAAAGGCCAAACTCCACTCTCAGCCTTGGAGAAATCTcaagcaaaaataaatgcag GGTGTGAAAAGGAAGCAGGCTCCTCCATGTGGATCTATGTTTTACTTGGAAACCTTTTGCGTGGAATAGGTGAAACCCCTATCCAGCCCCTGGGAATTGCATACATCGACGATTATGCTGTTGAAGAGAATACTGCCTTATATATTG GCTGTGTGCAGACAGTGGCAATTATAGGGCCAATATTTGGCTTTCTCCTGGGATCCCTGTGTGCCAAACTTTACGTTGACATTGGCTTTGTAGATCTGG ACAGCGTCGCGATAAGTCCCAAGGATGTGCGGTGGGTGGGGGCGTGGTGGCTGGGCTACCTGGTAGCTGGGGTGATCAGCGTCCTGGCTGGCATCCCCTTCTGGTTCCTGCCCAAGCACCTCCCCAAGCCTGAGAGCAGGAAGGACTCCAGCACCTCTTCTGAGCACTCCAAGTTCATCATCGAGGAGAACAAGGACCAGGGCACATCCTCTTGGCAGCAAGCAAAGCTTGCAGAGATGGCAAAAG ACTTCTTGCCATCACTGAAGAACCTCTTTGGGAATCCAGTATACATTCTGTATTTGTGTGCAAGTATTATTCAGTTCAATTCTTTAATTGGCATGGTGACATATAAGCCAAAGTATATTGAGCAACAATATGGGCAGACATCTTCAAAAACTAACTTTGTTATAG GTCTTATTAACATTCCTGCTGTTGCCTTTGGCATATTCTCTGGAGGACTGATCATGAAAAGATTCGGAGTCGGCGTTTTAGGGGCTGCAAAGCTTTCCTTGGGATCATCTTTCCTTGGTTACCTTTTGCTGCTCTCGTTGTTTGCGATGGGCTGTGAGAACTCGGAGGTGGCCGGACTGACTGTGTCCTACCATGG GTCCAAATCGATGAGTGATCACGAGCAAGCCCTGTTTTCAGAGTGCAACTCAGGCTGCTCCTGTTCCAGGAACGACTGGGACCCCATCTGTGGGGAGAATGGAGTTACCTACGTGTCCGCCTGCCTCGCCGGCTGCCGGGCATCCAACGGCACCGGGAAAAACACC GTATTTTTTAACTGCAGCTGCGTGGGAACCTCTGAATCTCCACAAAGCTCCTCGGCTGTGGTGGGACCATGTCAAAAAGGAAATGAGTGTCCCaaaatgtttctgtattttctagTAATATCAGTTATCACTTCATACACTTTGTCAGTAGGTGGCACACCCGGATACATACTGCTTCTAAG atgTATTAAGCCCCACTTGAAATCATTTGCACTTGGTATCTATACCCTGGCAATAAGAGTACTTG CGGGGATCCCAGCCCCAGTGTATTTCGGAGTAGCCATAGACACCACTTGCCTGAAATGGGGAAGCAAAAGATGTGGGGGAAGAGGAGCGTGCCGACTCTATGACTCCAGTGCACTCAG agTTAGAGATCCTAAACCACAGCCAAGAGACTGCAAAGAAGCAAATGCCTTTCACTTTCAAAG GTCTGAACATGGCTTGTTTCAAGTGACCCATTTTTTTCTGAGGGGCTCTGCAGTGGCTTCTGGATCATCCTTGAGAAATCTGTTCTGA
- the LOC137474866 gene encoding solute carrier organic anion transporter family member 1C1-like isoform X1 has product MKTGRHHLWGFLLPEAEDTIMEISSKENTHFFSNNTVLPVDRSSFKSESSASKEKQSCCGGIKIFLGALSFVYFAKALSGSYLKSTITQIERRFDIPSSLVGVIDGSFEIGNLLIIILVSYFGAKLHRPRIIGAGCLIMSAGTFLIAMPQFFMGRYRYERFPSTINSTVSLSPCLQDKGQTPLSALEKSQAKINAGCEKEAGSSMWIYVLLGNLLRGIGETPIQPLGIAYIDDYAVEENTALYIGCVQTVAIIGPIFGFLLGSLCAKLYVDIGFVDLDSVAISPKDVRWVGAWWLGYLVAGVISVLAGIPFWFLPKHLPKPESRKDSSTSSEHSKFIIEENKDQGTSSWQQAKLAEMAKDFLPSLKNLFGNPVYILYLCASIIQFNSLIGMVTYKPKYIEQQYGQTSSKTNFVIGLINIPAVAFGIFSGGLIMKRFGVGVLGAAKLSLGSSFLGYLLLLSLFAMGCENSEVAGLTVSYHGSKSMSDHEQALFSECNSGCSCSRNDWDPICGENGVTYVSACLAGCRASNGTGKNTVFFNCSCVGTSESPQSSSAVVGPCQKGNECPKMFLYFLVISVITSYTLSVGGTPGYILLLRCIKPHLKSFALGIYTLAIRVLAGIPAPVYFGVAIDTTCLKWGSKRCGGRGACRLYDSSALRYVYLGLTLVLGTVSIFFSVAVLWVLRKRSSPQDETLSANGERGACGTKSRKDNFVNTDQLIQSTYWPEKETRL; this is encoded by the exons ATATTTCTTGGTGCATtgtcttttgtttattttgctaaAGCACTCTCAGGAAGTTATCTAAAAAGTACTATCACACAAATAGAAAGAAGATTTGACATCCCTTCCTCTTTGGTTGGTGTTATTGATGGAAGTTTTGAAATTG GGAACCTCCTAATCATAATTCTAGTGAGCTACTTTGGAGCAAAGCTTCACAGGCCAAGAATAATTGGAGCAGGCTGCTTAATTATGTCAGCTGGAACATTCCTAATTGCAATGCCCCAGTTCTTCATGGGAAG ATACAGGTATGAAAGATTCCCTTCCACCATCAATTCGACTGTCAGCCTCTCTCCATGTCTGCAGGATAAAGGCCAAACTCCACTCTCAGCCTTGGAGAAATCTcaagcaaaaataaatgcag GGTGTGAAAAGGAAGCAGGCTCCTCCATGTGGATCTATGTTTTACTTGGAAACCTTTTGCGTGGAATAGGTGAAACCCCTATCCAGCCCCTGGGAATTGCATACATCGACGATTATGCTGTTGAAGAGAATACTGCCTTATATATTG GCTGTGTGCAGACAGTGGCAATTATAGGGCCAATATTTGGCTTTCTCCTGGGATCCCTGTGTGCCAAACTTTACGTTGACATTGGCTTTGTAGATCTGG ACAGCGTCGCGATAAGTCCCAAGGATGTGCGGTGGGTGGGGGCGTGGTGGCTGGGCTACCTGGTAGCTGGGGTGATCAGCGTCCTGGCTGGCATCCCCTTCTGGTTCCTGCCCAAGCACCTCCCCAAGCCTGAGAGCAGGAAGGACTCCAGCACCTCTTCTGAGCACTCCAAGTTCATCATCGAGGAGAACAAGGACCAGGGCACATCCTCTTGGCAGCAAGCAAAGCTTGCAGAGATGGCAAAAG ACTTCTTGCCATCACTGAAGAACCTCTTTGGGAATCCAGTATACATTCTGTATTTGTGTGCAAGTATTATTCAGTTCAATTCTTTAATTGGCATGGTGACATATAAGCCAAAGTATATTGAGCAACAATATGGGCAGACATCTTCAAAAACTAACTTTGTTATAG GTCTTATTAACATTCCTGCTGTTGCCTTTGGCATATTCTCTGGAGGACTGATCATGAAAAGATTCGGAGTCGGCGTTTTAGGGGCTGCAAAGCTTTCCTTGGGATCATCTTTCCTTGGTTACCTTTTGCTGCTCTCGTTGTTTGCGATGGGCTGTGAGAACTCGGAGGTGGCCGGACTGACTGTGTCCTACCATGG GTCCAAATCGATGAGTGATCACGAGCAAGCCCTGTTTTCAGAGTGCAACTCAGGCTGCTCCTGTTCCAGGAACGACTGGGACCCCATCTGTGGGGAGAATGGAGTTACCTACGTGTCCGCCTGCCTCGCCGGCTGCCGGGCATCCAACGGCACCGGGAAAAACACC GTATTTTTTAACTGCAGCTGCGTGGGAACCTCTGAATCTCCACAAAGCTCCTCGGCTGTGGTGGGACCATGTCAAAAAGGAAATGAGTGTCCCaaaatgtttctgtattttctagTAATATCAGTTATCACTTCATACACTTTGTCAGTAGGTGGCACACCCGGATACATACTGCTTCTAAG atgTATTAAGCCCCACTTGAAATCATTTGCACTTGGTATCTATACCCTGGCAATAAGAGTACTTG CGGGGATCCCAGCCCCAGTGTATTTCGGAGTAGCCATAGACACCACTTGCCTGAAATGGGGAAGCAAAAGATGTGGGGGAAGAGGAGCGTGCCGACTCTATGACTCCAGTGCACTCAG GTATGTGTACCTGGGGCTGACTTTGGTCTTGGGCACGGTGTCCATTTTCTTCAGTGTTGCTGTCCTTTGGGTTCTCCGAAAAAGGTCATCTCCACAAGATGAGACCCTCTCAGCCAACGGGGAGAGAGGCGCCTGTGGgacaaagagcagaaaagatAATTTTGTCAATACTGACCAGTTAATTCAGTCAACTTACTGGCCAGAAAAGGAGACCAGACTTTAG
- the LOC137474866 gene encoding solute carrier organic anion transporter family member 1C1-like isoform X4, with amino-acid sequence MSAGTFLIAMPQFFMGRYRYERFPSTINSTVSLSPCLQDKGQTPLSALEKSQAKINAGCEKEAGSSMWIYVLLGNLLRGIGETPIQPLGIAYIDDYAVEENTALYIGCVQTVAIIGPIFGFLLGSLCAKLYVDIGFVDLDSVAISPKDVRWVGAWWLGYLVAGVISVLAGIPFWFLPKHLPKPESRKDSSTSSEHSKFIIEENKDQGTSSWQQAKLAEMAKDFLPSLKNLFGNPVYILYLCASIIQFNSLIGMVTYKPKYIEQQYGQTSSKTNFVIGLINIPAVAFGIFSGGLIMKRFGVGVLGAAKLSLGSSFLGYLLLLSLFAMGCENSEVAGLTVSYHGSKSMSDHEQALFSECNSGCSCSRNDWDPICGENGVTYVSACLAGCRASNGTGKNTVFFNCSCVGTSESPQSSSAVVGPCQKGNECPKMFLYFLVISVITSYTLSVGGTPGYILLLRCIKPHLKSFALGIYTLAIRVLAGIPAPVYFGVAIDTTCLKWGSKRCGGRGACRLYDSSALRYVYLGLTLVLGTVSIFFSVAVLWVLRKRSSPQDETLSANGERGACGTKSRKDNFVNTDQLIQSTYWPEKETRL; translated from the exons ATGTCAGCTGGAACATTCCTAATTGCAATGCCCCAGTTCTTCATGGGAAG ATACAGGTATGAAAGATTCCCTTCCACCATCAATTCGACTGTCAGCCTCTCTCCATGTCTGCAGGATAAAGGCCAAACTCCACTCTCAGCCTTGGAGAAATCTcaagcaaaaataaatgcag GGTGTGAAAAGGAAGCAGGCTCCTCCATGTGGATCTATGTTTTACTTGGAAACCTTTTGCGTGGAATAGGTGAAACCCCTATCCAGCCCCTGGGAATTGCATACATCGACGATTATGCTGTTGAAGAGAATACTGCCTTATATATTG GCTGTGTGCAGACAGTGGCAATTATAGGGCCAATATTTGGCTTTCTCCTGGGATCCCTGTGTGCCAAACTTTACGTTGACATTGGCTTTGTAGATCTGG ACAGCGTCGCGATAAGTCCCAAGGATGTGCGGTGGGTGGGGGCGTGGTGGCTGGGCTACCTGGTAGCTGGGGTGATCAGCGTCCTGGCTGGCATCCCCTTCTGGTTCCTGCCCAAGCACCTCCCCAAGCCTGAGAGCAGGAAGGACTCCAGCACCTCTTCTGAGCACTCCAAGTTCATCATCGAGGAGAACAAGGACCAGGGCACATCCTCTTGGCAGCAAGCAAAGCTTGCAGAGATGGCAAAAG ACTTCTTGCCATCACTGAAGAACCTCTTTGGGAATCCAGTATACATTCTGTATTTGTGTGCAAGTATTATTCAGTTCAATTCTTTAATTGGCATGGTGACATATAAGCCAAAGTATATTGAGCAACAATATGGGCAGACATCTTCAAAAACTAACTTTGTTATAG GTCTTATTAACATTCCTGCTGTTGCCTTTGGCATATTCTCTGGAGGACTGATCATGAAAAGATTCGGAGTCGGCGTTTTAGGGGCTGCAAAGCTTTCCTTGGGATCATCTTTCCTTGGTTACCTTTTGCTGCTCTCGTTGTTTGCGATGGGCTGTGAGAACTCGGAGGTGGCCGGACTGACTGTGTCCTACCATGG GTCCAAATCGATGAGTGATCACGAGCAAGCCCTGTTTTCAGAGTGCAACTCAGGCTGCTCCTGTTCCAGGAACGACTGGGACCCCATCTGTGGGGAGAATGGAGTTACCTACGTGTCCGCCTGCCTCGCCGGCTGCCGGGCATCCAACGGCACCGGGAAAAACACC GTATTTTTTAACTGCAGCTGCGTGGGAACCTCTGAATCTCCACAAAGCTCCTCGGCTGTGGTGGGACCATGTCAAAAAGGAAATGAGTGTCCCaaaatgtttctgtattttctagTAATATCAGTTATCACTTCATACACTTTGTCAGTAGGTGGCACACCCGGATACATACTGCTTCTAAG atgTATTAAGCCCCACTTGAAATCATTTGCACTTGGTATCTATACCCTGGCAATAAGAGTACTTG CGGGGATCCCAGCCCCAGTGTATTTCGGAGTAGCCATAGACACCACTTGCCTGAAATGGGGAAGCAAAAGATGTGGGGGAAGAGGAGCGTGCCGACTCTATGACTCCAGTGCACTCAG GTATGTGTACCTGGGGCTGACTTTGGTCTTGGGCACGGTGTCCATTTTCTTCAGTGTTGCTGTCCTTTGGGTTCTCCGAAAAAGGTCATCTCCACAAGATGAGACCCTCTCAGCCAACGGGGAGAGAGGCGCCTGTGGgacaaagagcagaaaagatAATTTTGTCAATACTGACCAGTTAATTCAGTCAACTTACTGGCCAGAAAAGGAGACCAGACTTTAG